In Mixophyes fleayi isolate aMixFle1 chromosome 11, aMixFle1.hap1, whole genome shotgun sequence, one DNA window encodes the following:
- the LOC142107436 gene encoding DNA-dependent metalloprotease SPRTN-like, with the protein MSIIEEQVEEEERLRLSVVDPAWETMDPTPNIEELLSEFNNTFFWGKLEGVQVSWSSRMTQSAGLCYHPKDSGGSCRIKLSRPILSQLPRKDLVESLLHEMIHAYLYITNTRDNVSHGPEFLRHMHRINSITGANISVYHTFEKEVEACLTHWWRCDGLCRMVPPYYGYIKKATNRPPCSKNQWWSLHQTHCGGTFIKIKEPQKGSQDLMINIHV; encoded by the exons ATGAGTATTATTGAGGAGCAAGTTGAAGAGGAAGAGAGATTGAGGCTATCGGTAGTTGACCCGGCATGGGAGACCATGGATCCCACCCCAAATATTGAGGAACTTCTTTCCGAGTTCAACAATACCTTCTTTTGGGGCAAACTGGAAGGAGTCCAAGTGAGTTGGAGTTCGCGGATGACCCA AAGCGCAGGTCTGTGCTACCATCCAAAAGACAGCGGAGGGTCGTGTAGAATTAAATTAAGCAGACCTATTTTAAGCCAGTTGCCCAGGAAAGATCTGGTAGAA AGTCTGTTGCATGAGATGATACATGCCTACTTGTACATAACAAATACAAGGGATAATGTATCACATGGACCAGAATTTTTAAGGCACATGCACCGAATTAATTCGATAACTGGTGCTAACATCTCT GTCTATCACACCTTTGAGAAGGAGGTAGAGGCCTGCTTAACGCACTGGTGGAGGTGCGACGGTCTATGCCGGATGGTCCCTCCATATTACGGGTACATAAAGAAGGCCACAAACCGGCCGCCGTGCTCCAAGAACCAATGGTGGTCACTTCACCAAACTCATTGTGGCGGCACCTTTATTAAGATCAAGGAGCCACAGAAAGGTAGCCAGGATTTGATGATTAATATACATGTTTAG